A genome region from Erigeron canadensis isolate Cc75 unplaced genomic scaffold, C_canadensis_v1 Conyza_canadensis_unscaffolded:230, whole genome shotgun sequence includes the following:
- the LOC122584324 gene encoding LOW QUALITY PROTEIN: protein Ycf2-like (The sequence of the model RefSeq protein was modified relative to this genomic sequence to represent the inferred CDS: inserted 4 bases in 3 codons; deleted 1 base in 1 codon) — protein MTGHEFKSWILELREILREIKNSHYFLDSWTQFNSVGSFIHIFFHQERFIKLFDSRIWSILLSHNSQGSTSNRYFTIKGVILFGVAVLIYRINNRNMVERKNLYLIGLLPIPMNSIGPRNDTLEESVGSSNINRLIVSLLYLPKGKKIYESSFLNPKESTWVLPITKKFSMPESNWGSRWWRGWIGKKSDSSCKISNETVAGIEILFKEKDLKYLEFFFVYYRDDPIRKDHDWELFDRLSLRKRQNRINLNSGPLFEIFVKHWICYLMSAFREKIPIEVEGFFKQQGAGSTIQSNDIEHVSHLFSRNKWAISLQNCAQFHMWQFRQDLFVSWGKNPPESDFLRNVSRDNLIWLDNVWLVNKDRFFRKVRNVSSNIQYDSTRSSFVQVRDSSQLKGSSDQSRDHFDSISNEDSEYHTLINQREIQQLKERSILWDPSFLQTEGTEIESNRFPKCLSGYSSMSRLFTEREKQMINHLLPEEIEEFLGNPTRSVRSFFSDRWSELHLGSNPTERSTRDQKLLKKQQDLSFLRRAEKKEMVNLFKIITYLQNTVSIHPISSDSGCDMVPKDEPDMDSSNKISFLNKNPFFDLFHLFHDRNRGGYTLHHDFESEERFQEMADLFTLSITEPDLVYHKRFAFSIDSYGLDPKQFLNGVFNSRYEWKTTSLLVLSVLLPIFYEENESFYRRIRKKRVRIFCGNDLEEPKPKIVVFASNNIMEAVNQYRLIRNLIQIQHSTHRYIRNVLNRFFLMNRSDRNFEYGIQRDQIGKDTLNHRTLMKYTINQHLSNLKKSQKRWLDPLIXFSRTERSMNRDPDAYRYKWSTGSNNFQEHLEHFVSEQKSRFQVVFDRLRINPYSIDWSEVIDKKDLSKPLRFFLSKLLXFLSNSLPFLFVSFGNIPIHRSEIYIYELKGPNDPQFLESIGLQIVHLKKLKPFLLDDHETCQKSKFLINGGTISPFLFNKIPKWMIDSFHTRNNRRKSFDNTDSYFSMIFHDQYNWLNPAKSFHRSSLRSSFYKANKLRFLNNPHHFCFYCNKRFPFYVEKARINNYDFTYGQFLNILFIRNKIFSLCVGKKKPAFWGRDTISAIESQVSNIFIPKAFPQSGDETYNLYKSFHFPSRSNPFVRRAIYSIADIYGTPLTEGQIVNFERIYCQPLSDMNLSDSEGKSLYQYLNFNSNMGLIHTPCSEKFLPSEKRKQRSLCLKKCVEKGQMYRTFQRDSAYSTLSKWNLFQTYMPWFLTSTGYRYLKFLFLDTFSDLLPIRSSSQKFVSIFHDIMHGSDISWRILQKKLCLPQWNLISEISSKCFHNLLLSEEMIHRNNKSPLISTHLTNVREFLYAILFLLLVAAYLVCTHLLFVFGASSELQTEFEKVKSLMIPSSMIELRKLLDRYPASEPNSFWLKNLFLVALKQLGDSLGGNMLLGGGPTYGVKSIRSKKKYLNINLIDIIDLISIIPNPINRITFSRNTRYLSHTSKEIYSLIRKRKNVNGDWIDDKIESWVANSDSIDDEKREFLVQFSTLTTEKRIDQILLSLTHSDHLSKNDSGYQMIEQPGAIYLRYLVDIHKKYLMNYEFNTSSLAERRIFLAHYQTITYSQTACGANSFHFPSHGKPFSLRLALSLSRGILVIGSIGTGRSYLVKYLAKNXLSSFHYGISEQVLDNKSQGFDDIDIDDIDDIDASDDMDASDDIDASDDILDMELELLTSMNALTMDMMPEDEDRLYITLQFELAKAMSPCIIWIPNIHDLDVNESNYFSLGLLVNLLSMDYETRNILVIASTHIPQKVDPALIAPNKLNTCIKIRRLLIPQQRKHFFTLSYTRGFHLEKKMFHTNGFGSITMGSNARDLVALTNEALSISITQKKSIIDTNTIRSALHRQIWDLRSQVRSVQDHGILFYQIGRAVAQNVLLSNCPMDPISIYMKKKSCNEVDYYLYNWYFELGTSMKKLTILLYLLSCSAGSVTQDLWSLPGPDEKNGITPYGLVENDSGLVRGLLEVEGALVGSSRTCSQFDKDRVTLLLRPEPRNPLDMMQNGSCSILDQRFLYEKDESEFEEGEGEGALDRQQIEEDLFNHIVWAPRIWRPWGFLFDCIERPNSLGFPYWSRSFRGKRIIYDEEDELQENDSEFLQSGTVQYQTRDRSSKEQGLFRISQFIWDPADPLFFLFKTQPFVSVFSDRELFADEEMSKGLLTPQTNPPTSLYKRWFIKKTQEKHFELLINRQRWLRTNHSLSNGSFRSNTLSESYQYLSNLFLSNGTLLDQMTKALLRKRWLFPDEMQIGFMEQEKVFPFLSRKDMWP, from the exons ATGACAGGACATGAATTCAAGTCCTGGATTTTAGAATTGAGAGAGATATTGAGAGAGATCAAGAATTCTCACTATTTCTTAGATTCCTGGACCCAATTCAATTCAGTGGGATCTTTCATTCACATTTTTTTCCACCAAGAAcgttttataaaactttttgacTCCCGAATTTGGAGTATCCTACTTTCACACAATTCACAGGGTTCAACAAGCAATCGATATTTCACGATCAAGGGTGTAATACTCTTTGGAGTAGCGGTCCTTATATATCGTATTAACAATCGAAATATGGTCGAAAGAAAAAATCTCTATTTGATAGGGCTTCTTCCTATACCTATGAATTCCATTGGACCCAGAAATGATACATTGGAAGAATCCGTTGGGTCTTCCAATATCAATAGGTTGATTGTTTCGCTCCTGTATCttccaaaaggaaaaaagatcTATGAGAGTTCTTTCCTGAATCCGAAAGAGAGTACTTGGGTTCTCCCAATAACTAAAAAGTTTAGCATGCCTGAATCTAACTGGGGTTCGCGGTGGTGGAGGGGCTGGATCGGAAAAAAGAGCGATTCTAGTTGTAAGATATCTAATGAAACCGTCGCTGGAATTGAGATATtattcaaagagaaagatctCAAATATCTGGAGTTTTTCTTTGTATATTATAGGGATGATCCGATCCGCAAGGACCATGATTGGGAATTGTTTGATCGTCTTTCTCTGAGGAAGAGGCAAAATAGAATCAACTTGAATTCGGGACCACTATTCGAAATCTTCGTGAAACACTGGATTTGTTATCTCATGTCTGCTTTTCGTGAAAAAATACCAATTGAAGTGGAGGGTTTTTTCAAACAACAAGGGGCTGGGTCAACTATTCAATCAAATGATATTGAGCATGTTTCCCATCTCTTCTCGAGAAACAAGTGGGCTATTTCTTTGCAAAATTGTGCTCAATTTCATATGTGGCAATTCCGCCAAGATCTCTTCGTTAGTTGGGGGAAGAATCCGCCCGAATCGGATTTTTTGAGGAACGTATCGAGAGATAATTTGATTTGGTTAGACAATGTGTGGTTGGTAAACAAGGATCGGTTTTTTCGCAAGGTACGGAATGTATCGTCAAATATTCAATATGATTCCACAAGATCTAGTTTCGTTCAAGTAAGGGATTCTAGCCAATTGAAAGGATCTTCTGATCAATCCAGAGATCATTTTGATTCCATTAGTAATGAGGATTCGGAATATCACACATTGATCAATCAAAGAGAGATTCAACAACTAAAAGAAAGATCGATTCTTTGGGATCCTTCCTTTCTTCAAACGGAAGGAACAGAGATAGAATCAAACCGATTCCCGAAATGCCTTTCCGGATATTCCTCAATGTCCCGGCTATTCACGGAACGTGAGAAGCAGATGATTAATCATCTGCTTCCGGAAGAAATCGAAGAATTTCTTGGGAATCCTACAAGATCCGTTCGTTCTTTTTTCTCTGACAGATGGTCAGAACTTCATCTGGGTTCGAATCCTACTGAGAGGTCCACTAGAGATCAGAAATTGTTGAAGAAACAACAAGATCTTTCTTTTCTCAGGCGAgcggaaaaaaaagaaatggttAATCTATTCAAGATAATTACGTATTTACAAAATACCGTCTCAATTCATCCTATTTCATCAGATTCGGGATGTGATATGGTTCCGAAGGATGAACCGGATATGGACAGTTCCAACAAGATTTCATTCTTGAACAAAAATccattttttgatttatttcatCTATTCCATGACCGGAACAGGGGAGGATACACGTTACACCACGATTTTGAATCAGAAGAGAGATTTCAAGAAATGGCAGATTTATTCACTCTATCAATAACCGAGCCGGATCTGGTGTATCATAAGAGATTTGCCTTTTCTATTGATTCCTATGGATTGGATCCAAAACAATTCTTGAATGGGGTATTCAACTCCAGGTATGAATGGAAAACGACATCTTTATTGGTTTTATCGGTTCTACTTCCTATTTTTTATGAAGAGAATGAATCTTTTTATCGAAGGATCAGAAAAAAAAGGGTCCGGATCTTCTGCGGTAATGATTTGGAGGAGCCAAAACCAAAAATAGTGGTATTTGCTAGCAACAACATAATGGAGGCAGTCAATCAATATAGATTGATCCGAAATCTGATTCAAATCCAACATAGCACCCATAGGTACATAAGAAATGTATTGAATCGATTCTTTTTAATGAATAGATCCGATCGCAACTTCGAATATGGAATTCAAAGGGATCAAATAGGAAAGGATACTCTGAATCATAGAACTCTAATGAAATATACGATCAACCAACATTTATCGAATTTGAAAAAGAGTCAGAAGAGATGGTTGGATcctctta ttttttctcgaACCGAGAGATCCATGAATCGGGATCCTGATGCATATAGATACAAATGGTCCACTGGGAGCAATAATTTCCAGGAACATTTGGAACATTTCGTTTCTGAGCAGAAGAGCCGTTTTCAAGTAGTGTTCGATCGATTACGTATTAATCCATATTCGATTGATTGGTCTGAGGTTATCGACAAAAAAGATTTGTCTAAGCCACTTCGTTTCTTTTTGTCCAAGTTGCT TTTTTTGTCTAACTCACTTCCTTTTTTGTTTGTCAGTTTCGGGAATATCCCCATTCATAGGTCCGAGATCTACATCTATGAATTGAAAGGTCCGAATGATCCACAGTTTTTAGAATCAATAGGTCTTCAAATCGTTCATTTGAAAAAATTGAAACCCTTCTTATTGGATGATCATGAGACTTGCCAAAAATCAAAATTCTTGATCAATGGAGGAACAATATCACCATTTTTGTTCAATAAGATACCAAAGTGGATGATTGACTCATTCCATACTAGAAATAATCGCAGGAAATCCTTTGATAACACGGATTCCTATTTCTCAATGATATTCCACGATCAATACAATTGGCTGAATCCCGCGAAATCATTTCATAGAAGTTCATTGAGATCTTCtttttataaagcaaataaactTCGATTCTTGAATAATCCACATCACTTCTGCTTCTATTGTAACAAAAGATTCCCCTTTTATGTGGAAAAGGCCCGTATCAATAATTATGATTTTACGTATGGACAATTCCTCAATATCTTGTTCATTCgcaacaaaatattttctttgtgCGTCGGTAAAAAAAAACCTGCTTTTTGGGGGAGAGATACTATTTCAGCAATCGAGTCACAGGTATCTAACATATTCATACCGAAGGCTTTTCCACAAAGTGGTGACGAAACGTATAACTTGTACAAATCTTTCCATTTTCCAAGTCGATCCAATCCATTTGTTCGTAGAGCTATTTACTCGATCGCAGACATTTATGGAACACCTCTAACAGAGGGACAAATAGTCAATTTTGAAAGAATTTATTGTCAACCTCTTTCAGATATGAATCTATCTGATTCAGAAGGGAAGAGCTTGTATCAGTATCTCAATTTCAATTCAAACATGGGTTTGATTCACACTCCATGTTCTGAGAAATTTTTACCATCCGAAAAGAGGAAACAACGGAGTCTTTGTCTAAAGAAATGCGTTGAGAAAGGGCAGATGTATAGAACTTTTCAACGAGATAGTGCTTATTCAACTCTCTCAAAATGGAATCTATTCCAAACATATATGCCATGGTTCCTTACTTCGACAGGGTACAGATatctaaagtttttatttttagatactTTTTCAGACCTATTGCCGATACGAAGTAGCAGTCAAAAATTTGTATCCATTTTTCATGATATTATGCATGGATCAGATATATCATGGCGAATTCTTCAGAAAAAATTATGTCTTCCACAATGGAATCTGATAAGTGAGATTTCGAGTAAGTGTTTCCATAATCTTCTTCTGTCCGAAGAAATGATTCATCGAAATAATAAGTCACCATTGATATCGACACATCTGACAAATGTTCGGGAGTTCCTCTATGCAATCCTTTTCCTTCTTCTTGTTGCTGCATATCTCGTTTGTACACATCTTCTCTTTGTTTTCGGGGCCTCTAGTGAGTTACAGACAGAGTTCGAAAAGGTCAAATCTTTGATGATTCCATCATCTATGATTGAGTTGCGAAAACTTCTGGATAGGTATCCTGCATCTGAACCGAATTCTTTCTGGTTAAAGAATCTCTTTCTAGTTGCTCTGAAACAATTAGGAGATTCTCTAGGTGGCAACATGCTATTGGGTGGTGGTCCCACTTATGGGGTCAAATCCATACGCTCTAAGAAGAAATATTTGAATATCAATCTCATCGATATCATCGATCTCATAAGTATCATACCAAATCCCATCAATCGAATCACTTTTTCGAGAAATACGAGATATCTAAGTCATACAAGTAAAGAGATCTATTcgttgataagaaaaagaaaaaacgtGAACGGAGACTGGATTGATGATAAAATAGAATCCTGGGTTGCAAACAGTGATTcgattgatgatgaaaaaagaGAATTCTTGGTTCAGTTCTCCACCTTAACGACAGAAAAAAGGATTGATCAAATTTTATTGAGTCTGACTCATAGTGATCATTTATCAAAGAATGACTCTGGTTATCAAATGATTGAGCAACCGGGAGCAATTTACTTACGATACTTAGTTGACATTCATAAAAAGTATCTAATGAATTATGAGTTCAATACATCCTCTTTAGCAGAAAGACGGATATTCCTTGCTCATTATCAGACAATCACTTATTCACAAACTGCGTGTGGGGCTAATAGTTTTCATTTCCCATCTCATGGAAAACCCTTTTCGCTCCGCTTAGCCTTATCCCTCTCTAGGGGTATTTTAGTGATAGGTTCTATAGGAACTGGACGATCTTATTTGGTCAAATACCTAGCGAAAA TCCTATCTTCCTTTCATTACGGTATTTCTGAACAAGTT CTGGATAACAAGTCTCAAGGTTTTGATGATATCGATATTGATGATATTGACGATATTGATGCTAGTGACGATATGGATGCTAGTGACGATATTGATGCTAGTGACGATATCCTTGATATGGAGCTGGAACTGCTAACTAGCATGAATGCGCTAACTATGGATATGATGCCTGAAGACGAAGACCGACTTTATATCACCCTTCAATTCGAATTAGCAAAAGCAATGTCTCCTTGCATAATATGGATTCCAAACATTCATGATCTGGATGTGAATGAGTCAAATTACTTCTCCCTAGGTCTATTAGTGAACCTTCTCTCCATGGATTATGAAACTAGAAATATTCTTGTTATTGCTTCGACTCATATTCCCCAAAAAGTGGATCCCGCTCTAATAGCTCCGAATAAATTAAATACGTGCATTAAGATACGAAGGCTTCTTATTCCACAACAACGAAAGCACTTTTTCACTCTTTCATATACTAGGGGATTTCACTTGGAAAAGAAAATGTTCCATACTAATGGATTCGGGTCCATAACCATGGGTTCCAATGCACGAGATCTTGTAGCACTTACCAATGAGGCCCTATCAATTAGTATTACACAGAAGAAATCAATTATAGATACTAATACAATTAGATCCGCTCTTCATAGACAAATTTGGGATTTGCGATCCCAGGTAAGATCGGTCCAGGATCACGGGATCCTTTTCTATCAGATAGGAAGGGCTGTAGCACAAAATGTACTTTTAAGTAATTGTCCCATGGatcctatatctatctatatgaaAAAGAAATCATGTAACGAAGTGGATTATTATTTGTACAATTGGTACTTCGAACTTGGAACGAGCATGAAGAAATTAACGATACTTCTTTATCTTTTGAGTTGTTCTGCCGGATCGGTCACTCAAGATCTTTGGTCTCTACCCGGACCCGATGAAAAAAACGGGATCACTCCTTATGGACTCGTTGAGAATGATTCTGGTCTAGTTCGTGGCCTATTAGAAGTGGAAGGCGCTCTGGTGGGATCCTCACGGACATGCAGTCAGTTTGATAAGGATCGAGTGACATTGCTTCTTCGACCCGAACCAAGGAATCCCTTAGATATGATGCAAAATGGATCTTGTTCTATCCTTGATCAGAGATTTCTCTATGAAAAAGACGAATCGGAGTTTGAAGAGGGGGAAGGAGAAGGAGCCCTCGACCGGCAACAGATAGAGGAGGATTTATTCAATCACATAGTTTGGGCTCCTAGAATATGGCGCCCTTGGGGCTTTCTATTTGATTGTATCGAAAGGCCCAATTCATTGGGATTTCCCTATTGGTCCAGGTCATTTCGGGGCAAGCGGATCATTTATGATGAGGAGGATGAGCTTCAAGAGAATGATTCGGAGTTCTTGCAGAG
- the LOC122584329 gene encoding 50S ribosomal protein L2, chloroplastic, giving the protein MAIHLYKTSTPSTRNGTVDSQVKSNPRNNLIYGQHHCGKGRNARGIITAGHRGGGHKRLYRKIDFRRNEKDIYGRIVTIEYDPNRNAYICLIHYRDGEKRYILHPRGAIIGDTIVSGTEVPIKMGNALPLTDMPLGTAIHNIEITLGKGGQLARAAGAVAKLIAKEGKSATLKLPSGEVRLISKNCSATVGQVGNVGVNQKSLGRAGSKRWLGKRPVVRGVVMNPVDHPHGGGEGRAPIGRKKPTTPWGYPALGKRSRKRNKYSDNLILRRRSK; this is encoded by the exons ATGGCGATACATTTATACAAAACTTCTACCCCGAGCACACGCAATGGAACCGTAGACAGTCAAGTGAAATCCAATCCACGAAATAATTTGATCTATGGACAGCATCATTGTGGTAAAGGTCGTAATGCCAGAGGAATCATTACCGCAGGGCATAGAGGGGGAGGTCATAAGCGTCTATACCGTAAAATAGATTTTCGACGGAATGAAAAAGACATATATGGTAGAATCGTAACCATAGAATATGATCCGAATCGAAATGCATACATTTGTCTCATACACTATAGGGATGGTGAGAAGAGATATATTTTACATCCCAGGGGGGCTATAATTGGAGATACCATTGTTTCTGGTACAGAAGTTCCTATAAAAATGGGAAATGCCCTACCTTTGA CCGATATGCCCTTAGGCACGGCCATACATAACATAGAAATCACACTTGGAAAGGGTGGACAATTAGCTAGAGCAGCGGGTGCTGTAGCGAAACTGATTGCAAAAGAAGGGAAATCGGCCACATTAAAATTACCTTCTGGGGAGGTCCGTTTGATATCCAAAAACTGCTCAGCAACAGTCGGACAAGTGGGGAATGTTGGGGTGAACCAGAAAAGTTTGGGTAGAGCCGGATCTAAGCGTTGGCTAGGTAAGCGCCCTGTAGTAAGAGGAGTAGTTATGAACCCTGTAGACCATCCACATGGGGGTGGTGAAGGGAGGGCCCCAATTGGTAGAAAAAAACCCACAACCCCTTGGGGTTATCCCGCACTTGGAAAAAGAAGTAGAAAAAGGAATAAATATAGTGATAATTTGATTCTTCGTCGCCGTAGTAAATAG